CTCTTTCTTGTCCATTCAAATAAATCAGATTACATTGTTTAAAACAAGAAGTGGTATCGGAGCAAAGGAGTTCTTGGTTAACGTATAACACCAAAGATAAAGGTGAACAAAGTTAAAAGAGGAGGATCGTATGGCTTAAGCTACCCAATACTGGCAAGGAGTAATTACACGGCTTTGGCGCTTAAGATGAAGGTCGTGATGCAAGCCCAGGGAGTATGGTCTGGAATTGATCCAAGCGATCCCAAAGTAGCTGTTGAGGAGAAGGCTAACAAGGTTGACAAGGTAGCACTAGCAAAGGCTGACAAGGTAGCACTAACAATGATTTACCAGGGGATACCTGAAGACGTGCTGCTTTCCATTGCCAACAAGAAGACAACAAAAGATTCATGCAATATAATTAAGACGCTATGCCAAGGGGCTGACAAAGCTAAGAAGGCTCGAATTCAGActttaaaatctgaatttgaaTTGTTAAGCATGAATGATAACGAACAGATTGAGGACTTTTACTTGAAAATAAACGGATTGGTTACAAATATTCGAGCTTTAGGAGAAGTGATGGAAGAATCATATATCGTCAAAAAATTGCTCCGTGCAGTCCTAGCAAAATTCGTGCAAATAACCTCCACCTTGAAGCAATTTGGAGATATGGAAACGATGACAGTGGAGGAGGCTATACAGTCGCTCAAGGCACATGAAAAACGGGTCAAGGGAAAGACAGACACCAAAGACCAACAGTTTATGCTAACGGAAGAAGAATGGATTAGACGAGAAGGGGATGAGAAGAAACTGCTGCTCAGACGTGAAGAGTGGATGAAACAAATTAGTGGTGACGAAAGGGCTGTGAAACAGAGGGGTCATGGGAAATTCGACAAAAGTACCATCAAGTCCTATAACTGCAATATTTATAGGCATTTTGGCttagaatgcaggaagccaagGAAACACAGAGGAAAACAAGAAGTGGAGGCTAACATGGTTGTTATAACTGACCATGAACCAGCCTTACTTCTAGCTAAACATGTCAAATCAAAGCTATTACTGAATGAAGATAAAGTCTACACCCACCAATTTCCAAGGAATGGAAAAGGAGCTAGTAAATCAAATGTTTGGTACCTTCATAATGGTGCGAGCAACCATATGATGGGTGCAAGAAACAAATTCACTGAACTGGATGAGAGCATTGTTCGCCAATTTCGATTTGGAGATGGCTTAGTGGTAGAAATAAAGGGAAAAGGAACTGTTCAGATGCTGTACAAAAACAGAGAAGAGAAGACATTACAAGAGGTATACTACATCCAATGTATACAAAATAATATTATATCGTTGGGTCAACTATCTAAAACAGGAAATAGAGTGGAGTTAAAGGGTGCATTCCTAAGAGTTCTCGATGACCAAGAACGACTGATGATGAAGGTAAAGCGATGTCCCAATCTCCTTAACAAAATTATCATCGACACAAACAAGCATGAATGCATGATGACCAAGGCAGAATATATTTCAAAACTTTGGCACGCTCATCTCGAGCACGTCAATTACCAGGCTATGACACTCATGTCGAAATTCTAGATGGTTGAAGGGATGCCAAAGATTATAAATCTGAGTCGGCCCTAGTACAAAAATGACCTTCTGCATCGCACGTTAAGCGTCGGTTCTATACTAAACCGTTTCCTATACTACTTatatcactacaagaaatatgCCCATTGTTTTAAGTTCAGATTTTCGTCATGAGTAACCATTTCGTCATAAGTATCAATTATATTGCAAGTTCCAATTTTGTCACAAGTACAAATTTCGTCATAAGTAACCATTTCATCATAAGTATTCATTTCGTCACAAATTTAGGAAAACCGTCGCAAGTTAGGGTAGTGGAACCcatctttaataaaataaaacacaaatttATGACGCAACTATACGTTGTAAATTAGTAACTTACGAGAAAAAATAATATCATTTTTTGGGAGTTGGGGCCATCTTACGACAAAATATGTGATGGACAACCATCGTAAGTTGGTACTTTCAGAATAGCCAcattctgatttttcattttccgGCCATTTTCGGCTTCCAATTTAAATTCCATAAATTACAAACAAAAAGCAATCAAAACTATTTGAAGAACTCATATTATTTTACTATAATTGGAATAATATGCAAATATCGTAAAGTacaaaaaaatacataaaaacaTTAAAAGTACAACTAACAAAATTAAATCGTACAATACAttacaaaatacttaagtagaagcCACTAAATCCAACAAAACATAATGTCCTTGAGCAATTGGTTGTTTGTTGCACACAGTTCTTTTCTTCTCAACACCAAATACACAAAGCCATCTTTCCTTGAAATGCTACCTacaaaaaatgaaaataaaatatattacaTTTGCCCCCGCGTAAAAGGCACCAAAAAACTGTTATGTGTTAGCAGCACATCCATTTTTTAAACTTCGTGCAATAAAGTAAAGCATTAGTTGACGCGGACTTACAGGAATAAACTGGGGAAACAAAAAACTGCAACTCCAAAAGGAAAGTGGAAAACTGTAACTTTAACTTCGCAAACAAAACATAATTAAATGCAAAAAAAATCAATCAAAAAACATATGACCCGGATAATTGTGTTATTAAACAAGAATAAATAAACTGTCCAGACAACACTAAGTGCTTTCGAGTAAATTAGGCACAAACTAAAATACGTGTTTAGAATTATCCACTTCAAATTCCTATATATGTGATCCTCTACAACTTCGTCAACCAAGATTCAATATTTTGTTACTTTGAACAACACCAATATTAACAATGAAAAGAAACAAACCAAAAAATTGTATGCATAAGCATAACTCAGTTTCCCCTTACTATCATGAAAACGACTAAACATAACGGCAACCTAGAAGTTGAACTCTTACTGCTCAACACAAACTTCTTTCCAaaataaatctcaaaactttttttATTTAAGCATGCTTaaaagtttttatatttatttaaacaACATCAAAGGACATTCCCTGAGAAGAAACAACAAAACAAAAGAGAGTAAAAGTTTCCCTATCTAGCTAGTAGAAGAAATAAACTACAACTAAACATCTACCTCATTACAGTGTTAATACAAGAGTTGGGTCCTTTACGACTTGTTTTGAAAACCAAGTACTGGAAGTAAGTCTTTCCCTCACCATACCAATTACCAAGGACTGAGCTTTTAATTTTATAAGGCTGATATTAGTAATATCTATTCTTATAGTTATCGTGAACACCAGGACACGGAAGAGTATCCTACTAAGCTATTTTATTACACtcataaaaatatagaaaatagaTGATACAATTAAATAACCGGAGTTTCCTGAATACAAAAGATTAACAACATTTCTTATATCTTTCCGATCGTtgaataaatacatataaaaGAAATAGATATACCTCAAAGTGTGAAGTAAGAAGAACTGCTCcttttgaggtggtgacactcATATCAGCTAGAACAAATCCAAGGACAGTCATGGCTTCAATTATTCTAGTAATTTCACCTCTGGTCTTCTGGGAAAGGATCTTTATACATAGCATATTGTTATCGATTTTAGACACCTTCACTCCAggctatattttaaaaaaaattaataactGAGACCAGTCTACTTAGAACTTATGACAGAAACAATACAAAACACACACATAGACACTTTGTTATGATTGTTCAGAATATAACCTCTATCCCCCGGTTCTTCATTTCTTGTGAAACATCAACTTCAGACCTCTCCAATTGTTGTTCGTGCTCATTAATTGCTGCCTCCAAAACAAAAATTTGCTCGCTAAGCTCTTGTACATGGCTCTTTAGCTCATGGATGTAACTGATGTAATCGGTTATAATGGCTGGCTTTGTCATCTGCACAATTAAATCCCGCACTCTAAATTACATTAAACAAAAAATAATTGATATAACAAAGAGGGATTACTTATTACATTAGTGATTTTGGGAACCAAAACTCTTAGCTCTAAAAGTCTTGAACTTAATTTTTCATATCGTCTCCTCTCTGCTTTAAGGTTCTTGGATTTAAACACTTCAGTATCATCATCGGAGTGTGTGGCTGCTCTCATTATTCTCTCAAAGTCTGTTTTTTCATCGGGAGCTTTCACATTATTAATTGTCTAGCAAGTCACAGTTAGAATAGGTACAAAGAATCATACACCTAATTGAGACAACaatcactacaccatagatgaCCTATCAGAACCCTCTTTAGACAAATGTTAGCTAAATATGTTACCTTAGTTATGCTACTTATGACCTAATGTAACATTGTATTTTTTATGTTAGCTTAGCCAAAAACTTGGTGTTGCATTAGTTACAAAGTGTTACAAACATGGATAAGTGTTACCTTAGAGTATTAAAATGAAAAAATAACATTATTTTAAGATTAAATATTACATTACAAGAATTTGAGGTGATACACgaattaaatttaataaataagataCATGATGATTTACATATTTTCtccataaataaaattaaaaaaggAATTTTATAATACTAATTAAATTCCCAATTTAAAGATGTctgaatataaataaatatagtAAAATCTACCTCCACTATTAATATGGATATTTATAgatattttttcaaaataaaaatattaaattctAAATCTATGATATAAAAGTAAAAATTTACATAAACACAATTATTTATTAactgaaaaataaataaatactcaTTTGTTACCATTTCCATACATAACTACAAGGAATGGAATAAATAAAAAGTTTCAAACACGGCGCCCAATTTTTATATGAGCGGCTAATTTTTAGGTAAAAGCCGCCCAATTTTTCAGCCCATTTCAAATTTTTCAACCCACCAAGTCTCCTTCTCCCTCATTTGAGTTCACTCGTTACCCCTCTCTAGCTGGATGTACTATCTATTCTCTTCGTACGTTCtcattttttttttcaattctCTTATTTATCTCATTCCGATTCTCTTCTTATTTGGGTCTTTTCCTTCCTCATTCATACTTTCATTCAAATGGGTTGAAATGAGTTTTCCCGTTAGAGATTCAATTATCTCGTTCTCACCGTCGCTTCAAATGGGTTCTTCAACTAGAGATTTAATTCGCTTCTTCAAGTCTCGTTTTTCGGTTTTCTCAGTTTATGCGGATTCAGATCTTGTCGAGTCTTCAAATTGGGGGTTCCTGATTTTGAGTTCTCATTTaggtatttatttatttaaatttcaattaATCAGTTTCTTACTGTTTATGTAGGTAAAAGATAAGCTAAAAATGTACATGATTGCTGAAAATGAATTGGGGTTCTCACTTTGATTTAAGGTAAGTTTCTCGTTTATTTTTCTCTAAAGCATTGTAATGTGGTTTCTATGAGTGAGATATATATGgatttgtttattttatttttaatgtcaatttgatttaattttaTTGATGGGTATTTTACACCATCATTCCCTCCTTCCTCCTGTTCCATTAAGGACATCTTCTTTGAAGAAATTGATTCCAGGTTCAGGACAGAGTTCGTTTGTGTCAAGCAGTCCAATACGATCTCTGATTGAGACAGGGTTCAACGCTGATGAGAGGCCTGATGTGAGACTCTACTTTAGAATTGTTCCAGTATTATCTCAACCACATGATAGCTGGACTGGTGAACGTGACTTTGTACAAGTAAGTAGTGTATTTACTTTACATGTCTCTAAGCTGTTTGATATATGTTGCACTGCCGATAATCAATATTAAAGTGTTCTCACTTCGGATATTATTGCAATTACAGGATGCTTTTTCAAGAGCCAAAAAAATTTACAACCCTCATTCTACTGGTGCAGTGCTCTGCGG
The sequence above is drawn from the Apium graveolens cultivar Ventura chromosome 2, ASM990537v1, whole genome shotgun sequence genome and encodes:
- the LOC141685722 gene encoding transcription factor DYT1-like → MRAATHSDDDTEVFKSKNLKAERRRYEKLSSRLLELRVLVPKITNMTKPAIITDYISYIHELKSHVQELSEQIFVLEAAINEHEQQLERSEVDVSQEMKNRGIEPGVKVSKIDNNMLCIKILSQKTRGEITRIIEAMTVLGFVLADMSVTTSKGAVLLTSHFEGMSFDVV